From the Alkaliphilus flagellatus genome, the window AACCAATGGCTAAAGAGAAAACACTACATAAAAATGATGAGGGAAGAAAAATGTTAATCATTGATATAAATAAAGCCTATAAAGACTTTAAATTAGATGTTAACTTCACTGCTGATAGAGAGGTAACTGTCATTTTAGGTCCATCTGGTTCTGGTAAATCTACAATATTAAATTGTATTGCAGGTGTAGCTAAACCAGACAATGGAAGGATAGCAATGGACAATGATGTCTATTTTGACTCAGAGGAAGGCCATATTTTGCCTATTCATAGAAGAAGAGTCGGATATGTTTTTCAGTCCTATGCTTTGTTTCCACATATAAATGTATTTAAAAATATTCAGTATGGACTGAATAATTATAAGGAAGCCGGTACTAATGATGAAGTGTATCGATTTGCAGAAGCCTTTAAAATTGAAAAGCTTCTTAAAAAATATCCATATCAGCTTTCAGGGGGAGAAAAGCAGAGGGTAGCTTTGGCTAGATCATTAATTATTAGGCCAAAGGTCCTTTTATTAGATGAACCCTTTGCAGCATTAGATAAGCGTACAAAACAAATACTGTATAATGAATTTTTAGAGATAAAGAAAAAGTGGAACATCCCAATATTAATGATTACCCATGATGAAGGGGAAGCACAATATTTGGGGGATAGAATTATAAGGATATCAAATGGATGTTTAATTAATGATACTGCGCTTTGATAAGAGGATAAGGTTAATTTGTATTAGTCTTATTTTTATATATTAATAAGTATAATTAATCACAGATAAACTAATAAAAAATTCAGAGGGAGTAAAAACTCTCTCTAAATTTTTTATTTAGTGTTTTATCTTATTTACTTCAATTATATGTGGCATAGGCCAATAATTGCTAATTCCAAGATTTTTCTTCTCTGATCTACCATCTTCATACTCAATGGTTAT encodes:
- a CDS encoding ATP-binding cassette domain-containing protein, translating into MLIIDINKAYKDFKLDVNFTADREVTVILGPSGSGKSTILNCIAGVAKPDNGRIAMDNDVYFDSEEGHILPIHRRRVGYVFQSYALFPHINVFKNIQYGLNNYKEAGTNDEVYRFAEAFKIEKLLKKYPYQLSGGEKQRVALARSLIIRPKVLLLDEPFAALDKRTKQILYNEFLEIKKKWNIPILMITHDEGEAQYLGDRIIRISNGCLINDTAL